The following are encoded in a window of Oncorhynchus keta strain PuntledgeMale-10-30-2019 chromosome 10, Oket_V2, whole genome shotgun sequence genomic DNA:
- the LOC118382022 gene encoding equilibrative nucleoside transporter 1-like isoform X1 has protein sequence MLTIFKKIWVLALSVCFAFTITIGTFPAVTVDVKSTIADGGTWELYFIPVCCFLLFNLSDWVGRSLTAVCMWPGKDSKLVPILLVARVIFVPLFMLCNVQPRYNLPIFFEHDAWFIVFMIVFAFSNGYLASLCMCFGPKKVAAHEAETAGAIMAFFLSLGLALGASLSFLFRGLV, from the exons ATGTTGACCATCTTCAAGAAG ATCTGGGTCctggctctctctgtgtgttttgccTTCACCATCACCATCGGCACCTTCCCGGCAGTCACTGTGGATGTGAAGTCTACCATCGCTGATGGAGGCAcctggg AGCTGTACTTCATCCCTGTGTGTTGTTTCCTGCTCTTCAACCTCAGCGACTGGGTTGGGAGAAGCCttactgctgtgtgtatgtgg CCTGGGAAGGACAGCAAACTGGTGCCCATTCTTCTGGTGGCCCGTGTGATCTTCGTTCCGCTCTTCATGCTGTGCAATGTTCAGCCCCGCTACAACCTGCCTATCTTCTTTGAACACGACGCCTGGTTCATCGTCTTCATGATAGTCTTTGCCTTTTCCAATGGATACCTGGCCAGCCTTTGCATGTGCTTTGGGCCCAA aaaAGTTGCTGCTCATGAAGCGGAGACAGCTGGAGCCATTATGGCCTTCTTCTTGTCCCTGGGTTTGGCTCTGGGAgcgtccctctctttcctcttcagAGGCCTGGTCTAA
- the LOC118382022 gene encoding equilibrative nucleoside transporter 1-like isoform X2, translated as MLTIFKKIWVLALSVCFAFTITIGTFPAVTVDVKSTIADGGTWELYFIPVCCFLLFNLSDWVGRSLTAVCMWPGKDSKLVPILLVARVIFVPLFMLCNVQPRYNLPIFFEHDAWFIVFMIVFAFSNGYLASLCMCFGPK; from the exons ATGTTGACCATCTTCAAGAAG ATCTGGGTCctggctctctctgtgtgttttgccTTCACCATCACCATCGGCACCTTCCCGGCAGTCACTGTGGATGTGAAGTCTACCATCGCTGATGGAGGCAcctggg AGCTGTACTTCATCCCTGTGTGTTGTTTCCTGCTCTTCAACCTCAGCGACTGGGTTGGGAGAAGCCttactgctgtgtgtatgtgg CCTGGGAAGGACAGCAAACTGGTGCCCATTCTTCTGGTGGCCCGTGTGATCTTCGTTCCGCTCTTCATGCTGTGCAATGTTCAGCCCCGCTACAACCTGCCTATCTTCTTTGAACACGACGCCTGGTTCATCGTCTTCATGATAGTCTTTGCCTTTTCCAATGGATACCTGGCCAGCCTTTGCATGTGCTTTGGGCCCAAGTAA